A region of the Desulfuromonas acetoxidans DSM 684 genome:
GGCGCTGATCCAAAGAGAAGCGCACCACCGCCAGCGGACCCTGCTCAAACACTTCGGCCTGCGCTAAACCTCTTTCCAAATCACGCCGTTCATTATTCTGCTGGGCATCCGTTACCAGCCAACTGGCAAAAAACTCGCGAGTGGCTGGCGTGTACAACGTTAATTCAGCATCTTTAACATGCTCTTCAAGAACCTGCCGATAACATTCCAATGCCGCCAACGGCGTTGGTTGAGGCACAAAACGACTGCGGACCGACTCTGACATCGGACCGCTGAATTCAGGCGACAGCGGCTTGTTGATGGGAACTGTCGTCACCGCCCCGCCCCCACCGGAATAGCGCCCTGCCATTCCCTGCGTCGGCACCACCTCATTTTCCGGCTGTTCAGCAACCAACAACTCCAAGCTAGCCTCAATCCCGTCACCAACCCGGTTCGCAGCAAAAAATGGGGCCATCTGATCATGCTCAATCCGCGCCACAATCACATCACTGAACACCCCTTCGAGGTCATAACCGATTTCAACGCGCACCTGCTGCGCCACCGGATCAACCATCAGCACCACGCCGCGGGCACCACCGGCCAGTTGACCAACGTGGTGTTCCTCCATCCAGCGCAACGCCGCAGCATCAATATCCACCGGCGTCTGTTTCAGGGTTACCACCTGCAGCTGAACGCCATTATGCTTCAGCATCGAATGCGCCAGGCTTTCAATCCGCTGAATTGCCTGTGGTGACAGCAGGTCAGCCTGATCGACAACTGCTCGTTCCTCCAGTGTCGTACGTTCACAGCCCGCACTGAATGCCAAAACCGCAAGCAGCAAAAAAACACTAGCGTTCGTCAGCAGGGTCTTCT
Encoded here:
- a CDS encoding TPM domain-containing protein, which codes for MPTWNSKSLKKTLLTNASVFLLLAVLAFSAGCERTTLEERAVVDQADLLSPQAIQRIESLAHSMLKHNGVQLQVVTLKQTPVDIDAAALRWMEEHHVGQLAGGARGVVLMVDPVAQQVRVEIGYDLEGVFSDVIVARIEHDQMAPFFAANRVGDGIEASLELLVAEQPENEVVPTQGMAGRYSGGGGAVTTVPINKPLSPEFSGPMSESVRSRFVPQPTPLAALECYRQVLEEHVKDAELTLYTPATREFFASWLVTDAQQNNERRDLERGLAQAEVFEQGPLAVVRFSLDQRQWSPYFFERCEDGWQLDFSTMSRVVGFNHRNQWFFRTLNHPFMFAFRDWSFDGNGFAHDNR